From the Leptospira sp. WS60.C2 genome, one window contains:
- a CDS encoding YgcG family protein, whose amino-acid sequence MKRILVFFFLIFPFLILSKEVPNLKARVTDETWTLHADVVSALEKQLRDHEKKTTNQIAVYITSSLEGENLEEYSLKVAEAWKLGQKNKDNGVLLLVVIDDRKLRIEVGYGLEGVLTDVLCHHIIENDIKPFFKRGEYDLGIQNGVKAIMKAMEGEYQMPEPKDYSHLGPLSFLGELSPASEEMPIVIKIFASLFIVFVLGIFTYFAANAPYIGWFLYFFLFPFWSLFPTAIHGANVGAAVFLIYAIGIGIYKLYHLLTPHGRERMRKSQFVSSSGSSSRSGGWSSSGSSGGFRGGGGSFGGGGSSGSW is encoded by the coding sequence ATGAAAAGGATATTGGTTTTTTTCTTTTTAATTTTTCCATTCCTCATTCTTTCCAAAGAAGTTCCAAATTTAAAAGCTAGAGTTACGGATGAAACTTGGACTCTCCATGCTGATGTTGTTTCTGCATTAGAAAAACAACTGCGAGATCATGAAAAAAAGACAACGAATCAGATTGCTGTTTATATCACTTCTTCATTAGAAGGGGAAAATTTGGAAGAATATTCTCTAAAGGTTGCGGAAGCTTGGAAGTTAGGCCAAAAAAATAAAGACAATGGAGTTTTATTATTAGTCGTCATCGATGATCGTAAATTAAGAATTGAAGTTGGTTATGGGTTAGAAGGTGTTTTAACAGATGTATTGTGTCATCATATCATAGAAAATGATATCAAACCATTTTTTAAAAGAGGCGAATATGATCTCGGGATTCAAAATGGTGTAAAGGCAATTATGAAAGCAATGGAAGGAGAATACCAGATGCCCGAACCAAAAGATTATTCCCATCTTGGACCACTTTCCTTTTTAGGTGAACTTTCCCCCGCAAGCGAAGAGATGCCAATTGTGATTAAAATCTTTGCATCACTCTTTATCGTTTTTGTTTTAGGCATCTTTACCTATTTTGCAGCGAACGCACCTTATATAGGATGGTTTCTGTATTTTTTCTTATTTCCATTTTGGAGTTTGTTTCCTACTGCCATTCACGGTGCCAATGTTGGCGCTGCCGTCTTTTTAATCTATGCGATTGGAATTGGAATTTATAAATTATATCACTTACTCACTCCTCATGGCCGGGAACGTATGCGAAAGAGTCAATTTGTGAGTTCCTCTGGGAGCAGTAGTCGAAGCGGTGGATGGTCAAGTAGTGGAAGTTCTGGCGGATTCCGTGGAGGTGGAGGGAGTTTTGGGGGCGGTGGAAGTTCTGGAAGTTGGTAA
- a CDS encoding TetR/AcrR family transcriptional regulator — translation MLEAHHKQRRIRNSLSREEIRDVSLLILKEEGLDGLSMRKIANRLGCSVASPYSYYESQIDLVQDLIRTGEDELLSMLKKASAEVQSGSAFDQLAAIARAYFHFASNNRELHKVMFVTDYGGVHRKAFPQLPKSYRFFLETVRIGFDSGEIPYPKNEYPAIARMMWSWMYGVIVLDMTGMLRKRKGAGNPIEEGISYFKKLLSKKPD, via the coding sequence ATGTTGGAAGCCCATCACAAACAAAGAAGGATTCGAAATAGTCTCTCACGTGAAGAAATTCGAGACGTCTCCCTCCTCATTCTAAAAGAAGAGGGCCTAGATGGTCTTTCCATGCGTAAAATTGCGAACCGACTTGGTTGCAGTGTTGCCAGCCCCTACTCATACTACGAAAGCCAAATTGATTTGGTCCAGGATTTGATTCGAACAGGGGAAGACGAACTCCTCTCCATGCTGAAAAAAGCAAGTGCCGAAGTACAATCTGGTTCCGCTTTTGACCAACTGGCCGCCATTGCCCGTGCCTATTTTCATTTTGCCAGTAATAACCGTGAACTTCACAAAGTGATGTTTGTGACTGATTATGGTGGAGTGCACCGAAAGGCGTTCCCTCAACTCCCCAAAAGTTATCGATTCTTTTTAGAGACCGTACGGATCGGATTTGATTCTGGTGAGATACCTTATCCTAAAAATGAATACCCTGCCATTGCCAGAATGATGTGGAGTTGGATGTATGGTGTGATTGTTTTGGATATGACAGGCATGCTCCGAAAAAGAAAAGGAGCAGGAAATCCCATTGAAGAAGGAATTTCCTATTTCAAAAAACTACTCAGCAAAAAACCAGACTAA
- a CDS encoding PLDc N-terminal domain-containing protein produces the protein METNFANPSFWTYFIGSYAYYLPFVLTMVWAPLALFGLSKQKDMTTIKQIVWSLVILIVPVVGPASYLLFVDTEYDKKFKQIAVGGGFAVFVIVWILSLVSHI, from the coding sequence ATGGAAACAAATTTTGCTAATCCAAGTTTTTGGACTTACTTTATCGGATCGTACGCGTATTATTTGCCATTTGTTTTGACAATGGTTTGGGCTCCCCTTGCTTTATTTGGATTGTCCAAACAAAAAGATATGACAACGATCAAACAAATTGTTTGGTCACTCGTGATCCTCATCGTACCTGTTGTTGGACCAGCATCTTATTTACTTTTTGTGGATACGGAGTATGACAAAAAATTCAAACAGATCGCAGTTGGTGGTGGGTTTGCCGTTTTCGTCATTGTTTGGATATTGAGTTTAGTTTCTCATATCTAA
- a CDS encoding right-handed parallel beta-helix repeat-containing protein, with amino-acid sequence MEKTKKILFGIFVAMFITFGLNFCNSEDPANSAFVHVTMMDNAFHPPVIRTYKGGKIRFVNEGNNPHNAISINKDWSTETSFGNLAMFRGAHTDVFFPEEGVFPYYCSFHASPDGKIGMTGVAVIGDAAYNPQANMSKSKISKKWTGITRKVPSQYKTIQNAVDAASPGDLVLVAKGIYKEEVTVTTPSITIRGEDRNLTIIDGEFLRGNGIMVVGADGVAVENITTRNATLNGVYWTGVKGYRGSYITAYNNGDYGIYAFDAVDGLIEHSYASGSPDSGFYIGQCNPCNAIINDVISEHNALGYSGTNSSGNIYLLSSVWRKNQLGIGPNTLDRELLPPQKQMVVKKNLVYDNNNTNAPSKKLEYPSIGNGIALLGGLENVVEDNLVFNHKNYGILVTMNIDENIWISNNNIVRNNKVYHSGRGDIALSGPVNVGNCFEGNSYGVSSPPFLESLQSCSGIRYPHVGDLSSSIGLLALFVQANLKEFVLGSYKNQPIPPPQNNMPLEVQSKILPAHDVFESNRGLIDTAELPKIDTKEFESQTNKMYTSGWRVHFPGTLKTWYFHLMGYLLPFAIFAAWTGLAMLDRFTANGAKVDRYFWMILLIPFIGSLVYLYSKDSKISPVVRNSVVFGGILLFLTILAYAGYAMTAVTEPSIT; translated from the coding sequence ATGGAAAAAACCAAGAAGATACTTTTTGGGATCTTTGTGGCAATGTTCATTACTTTTGGTTTGAACTTTTGCAATTCTGAAGATCCTGCAAATTCGGCATTTGTGCATGTCACGATGATGGACAATGCCTTTCATCCACCAGTGATCCGCACTTACAAAGGTGGGAAAATTCGATTTGTAAATGAAGGAAACAATCCTCATAACGCAATATCGATTAACAAGGATTGGTCTACAGAGACAAGTTTTGGCAACTTAGCGATGTTTCGTGGGGCACATACCGATGTATTTTTTCCAGAGGAAGGAGTTTTTCCTTACTACTGTTCCTTCCATGCGTCTCCTGATGGGAAAATCGGAATGACTGGAGTTGCCGTGATTGGTGATGCAGCTTACAATCCTCAGGCGAACATGTCTAAATCCAAAATCTCTAAAAAATGGACAGGGATTACAAGAAAGGTACCTTCCCAATACAAAACCATTCAGAATGCCGTCGACGCTGCATCTCCTGGAGATTTGGTATTAGTCGCAAAAGGGATTTATAAAGAAGAGGTAACTGTTACAACACCTTCCATTACCATTCGAGGAGAAGATCGAAATTTAACGATCATCGACGGAGAGTTCCTAAGAGGGAATGGCATTATGGTTGTGGGTGCTGATGGGGTTGCAGTGGAAAACATCACGACAAGGAATGCTACATTAAATGGCGTTTATTGGACTGGTGTAAAAGGGTATCGCGGTTCCTATATCACTGCTTACAATAATGGGGATTATGGTATTTATGCATTTGATGCTGTGGACGGACTCATCGAACATTCCTATGCTTCTGGATCACCCGACTCTGGTTTTTACATTGGGCAGTGTAATCCTTGTAATGCGATTATAAACGATGTGATCTCAGAACACAATGCATTGGGTTATTCAGGAACCAATTCCAGCGGAAATATCTATTTGTTGTCTTCTGTTTGGAGAAAAAACCAATTGGGAATTGGACCAAACACCCTAGACCGAGAGTTATTACCTCCACAAAAACAAATGGTTGTGAAAAAGAATCTTGTTTATGATAACAACAATACAAATGCACCATCTAAAAAATTAGAGTATCCTTCCATTGGAAACGGAATCGCTCTCCTTGGTGGATTGGAGAATGTTGTCGAAGATAATTTGGTCTTTAATCATAAGAATTATGGGATACTTGTCACTATGAACATTGATGAGAACATTTGGATTTCTAATAACAATATTGTTCGAAACAATAAAGTGTATCATTCTGGTCGAGGAGACATTGCTTTAAGTGGTCCAGTGAATGTAGGGAACTGTTTTGAAGGTAATTCTTATGGAGTTTCTAGTCCTCCCTTTTTGGAATCTTTACAGTCGTGTTCTGGCATTCGATATCCACATGTAGGAGATTTGTCTTCTAGTATTGGACTTCTTGCTCTTTTTGTGCAGGCAAATTTGAAAGAATTTGTTTTGGGTTCTTACAAAAACCAACCAATCCCTCCTCCGCAAAATAATATGCCTTTGGAAGTACAATCTAAAATTCTGCCTGCACACGATGTCTTTGAATCTAACAGAGGTCTGATTGATACAGCAGAACTGCCCAAAATTGATACGAAAGAGTTTGAATCCCAAACGAACAAAATGTATACTTCTGGTTGGAGAGTTCATTTTCCAGGAACACTCAAAACTTGGTATTTTCATTTGATGGGATATCTTTTACCTTTTGCCATCTTTGCAGCATGGACAGGTCTTGCAATGTTGGATCGATTCACTGCCAATGGAGCAAAAGTGGATAGATATTTTTGGATGATCTTACTCATTCCATTTATTGGTTCTCTGGTATATCTATATTCAAAAGATTCAAAAATTTCACCGGTCGTTCGAAACTCTGTTGTATTTGGTGGGATTTTGTTGTTCTTAACAATTCTAGCTTATGCTGGTTATGCGATGACTGCGGTTACTGAACCGTCAATTACTTAA
- a CDS encoding TetR family transcriptional regulator: MNNTLNPRKVPQQKRSKERYQKIVQTAIELLGEVGYDDLTTDLIAERSGISVGSIYQFFPNKESIIYSHAENCYLVMHDLFFETIEKELKKNPKFTPGFIDFTLSAFEQALNEVKGYRLINSILYTNEALLHLDIESNERFAKSLAEKVILTLFPKVNKKRAYYISQMIVETVDAVIKIVHRTEKPSDKKQVLAELKTLLLVYFSSFR; encoded by the coding sequence ATGAACAACACACTCAATCCAAGAAAAGTTCCCCAACAAAAACGTTCCAAAGAGCGGTATCAAAAAATTGTTCAAACCGCTATTGAGCTGTTAGGTGAAGTTGGTTATGATGATTTGACAACTGATCTCATCGCGGAAAGAAGTGGGATCTCAGTGGGTTCCATTTATCAGTTTTTTCCAAACAAAGAGTCTATCATCTATTCACATGCAGAAAATTGTTATTTGGTTATGCATGATCTTTTTTTTGAAACAATTGAAAAAGAGTTAAAGAAGAATCCAAAATTTACACCTGGTTTTATTGACTTTACACTATCGGCATTTGAACAAGCGTTAAATGAAGTAAAGGGATATCGGTTGATCAATTCGATTCTATATACAAACGAAGCTTTGTTGCATTTAGACATTGAAAGTAACGAACGATTTGCTAAGTCACTAGCAGAAAAAGTAATCTTAACTCTCTTCCCAAAAGTGAACAAAAAACGAGCGTATTATATTTCTCAGATGATCGTCGAAACAGTAGATGCTGTCATCAAAATCGTACACCGTACGGAAAAACCGTCCGACAAGAAACAGGTTTTAGCAGAATTAAAGACATTACTTTTAGTATATTTTTCTTCTTTTCGGTGA
- a CDS encoding SulP family inorganic anion transporter, giving the protein MNKEKPKDWLPGLKENWRSDILSGFVVFLIALPLCLGISLASGAPPMAGIFSGIVGGLFVSLFSGSHLTINGPAAGLIAVVLNSIFVMGGGDAKLGFEITLAAIVIAGAIQIVLGLLKAGNLTVYFPISVVHGMMAAIGIIIISKQFYVALGIAPTAKTILGLLLEIPFSFGKVNPEVAMIGLSAIVIIALLTKVKNPWLKKLPAPLVSVLVGILLGFIFNLSYQHSYTLLDHVYYIGPEKLVNLPDHIYEGLSFPNFSRWKDGIFWVMVITIALVASIESLLTATAVDTTDPFRRKSNMDQELVAKGVGNFFLGWIGGLPIIAEVVRSSANIENGARTRWSNFFHGLFLLLFILLLPSLIHRIPLASLAGILIMVGLRLASPHVFQETYKKGWDQIVIFLVTVVLTIVEDLLVGVFCGIVTAILIQIYFGVPLRYIFVADITKRSENQIHTLDVKHALLFSNMISLKLLLRKIAQGERIDLKFDESVKMIGFSAIEFLQSFKQDYEERGGKVNLIGFDDLKPVSAYNGATRIQK; this is encoded by the coding sequence ATGAACAAAGAAAAGCCTAAAGATTGGCTCCCTGGTTTGAAAGAAAATTGGCGATCGGACATATTGTCCGGTTTTGTTGTCTTTTTAATTGCCCTACCTCTTTGTTTGGGAATTTCTCTTGCATCTGGCGCTCCTCCGATGGCTGGAATTTTTTCGGGAATTGTGGGAGGACTTTTTGTTTCTCTCTTTAGTGGTTCTCACCTCACGATCAATGGACCAGCCGCTGGTCTCATTGCTGTCGTATTAAACTCAATTTTTGTAATGGGTGGAGGAGATGCAAAGTTAGGTTTCGAAATCACTCTTGCTGCCATCGTGATTGCAGGTGCTATCCAAATTGTTTTGGGTCTTTTGAAGGCAGGAAATCTCACGGTATATTTTCCAATCTCTGTTGTACACGGAATGATGGCTGCAATTGGAATCATCATTATTTCCAAACAATTTTATGTAGCTCTTGGCATTGCGCCAACAGCGAAAACAATATTAGGATTGTTATTAGAGATCCCTTTTAGTTTTGGAAAGGTAAACCCTGAAGTTGCTATGATTGGTTTGTCTGCCATCGTCATTATCGCTTTGTTAACAAAAGTTAAGAATCCTTGGTTAAAAAAACTGCCAGCACCATTGGTATCTGTGTTAGTTGGTATTCTTTTGGGTTTTATATTTAATTTATCCTATCAACATTCATATACCTTATTAGATCATGTTTATTATATTGGTCCTGAAAAGTTAGTCAATTTACCTGATCATATTTATGAAGGGTTATCTTTTCCAAATTTCTCCCGTTGGAAAGATGGAATTTTTTGGGTAATGGTCATTACGATCGCACTTGTAGCCAGTATCGAATCTTTACTCACGGCAACAGCTGTTGATACGACTGATCCTTTTAGAAGAAAATCAAATATGGACCAAGAGCTCGTTGCGAAAGGAGTCGGTAATTTCTTTTTGGGTTGGATCGGTGGGCTTCCTATCATTGCTGAAGTGGTTCGGTCATCAGCAAACATAGAAAATGGTGCGAGGACTAGATGGTCCAATTTTTTTCATGGTTTGTTCTTGTTATTATTTATTTTATTGCTTCCTAGTTTGATCCACAGAATTCCTTTAGCATCTCTTGCTGGAATTTTGATTATGGTTGGACTTCGGCTTGCGTCCCCTCATGTGTTTCAGGAAACATACAAAAAAGGTTGGGATCAAATTGTGATTTTTTTGGTTACCGTTGTGCTGACAATCGTTGAGGATTTGTTAGTGGGTGTTTTTTGCGGAATTGTCACAGCAATCTTAATACAAATATATTTTGGTGTTCCTTTGCGTTATATCTTCGTTGCTGACATTACAAAAAGGTCGGAGAACCAAATCCATACACTTGATGTAAAACACGCACTCTTATTTTCGAATATGATCTCATTAAAACTTCTTCTTCGAAAAATAGCCCAAGGAGAACGAATTGATTTGAAATTTGATGAAAGTGTAAAGATGATTGGCTTTTCTGCCATTGAGTTTTTGCAAAGTTTTAAACAAGATTATGAAGAACGTGGCGGAAAAGTGAATCTGATCGGATTTGATGATTTAAAACCTGTCTCTGCCTACAATGGTGCGACTCGCATTCAAAAGTAG
- a CDS encoding alginate export family protein produces MYTKILKRTKLILAVTLIFPLSISFAEPIQNPNPETPVAETKPYSSPMKEKGLDPDFNRHMFVEPSLSKHSATSSQFWLNDVLRFGLYLRPRQENRYNLDFNASDKAYVDRTLQTSSLYFLFDPSPYVQAKVTLQDARVWGGESPASTGDLRANFFNNTADLYSRNQTNAVSLNQTGVREAFVVLNKLPFYSKMQIGRQIWAYGDQRLIGGGNWTVNGLSFDGVRLMFEFEQIKLHFLMARPYWTQSGPNGVVSANDPKLNSAANGTDTTLVGTYNSFTIPDWVTLDLYSIGIVRKWKRNPTNPITGLPATSPDDPLATNRSRQNQNLVTTGFRLTNRTKGNFLPEGKAWDFTWESAFQSGTSGRRIQDPYLKEYLPNEWDNIRTERETYTGQMHVFQTGYTFFKKLRLGGQLLYASGDKNRADGSLSTFQTLANPRFGVIPYFNQVAGISENINAQNLYSKSVSLTYTTDAFGQFQITYFQNDKAEKQDAWYAISGAPNSTASIGERNPYPVSSDKGSTENFSNNSYSSPYALGKRIYTEVDLTWHGQINDFVSLWLGVGYLQAGDAVRNYRNSKLQYNAQTQSFEWNQNFLQGRNQLAKEAYMAYAQINAAF; encoded by the coding sequence ATGTACACCAAAATTCTAAAAAGAACAAAACTGATCTTGGCTGTTACTTTGATTTTCCCGCTTTCCATTTCTTTTGCAGAGCCCATCCAAAATCCAAATCCAGAAACTCCAGTCGCTGAGACAAAACCTTACAGTTCCCCTATGAAAGAAAAGGGATTGGATCCAGATTTCAATCGCCATATGTTTGTCGAACCAAGTCTTTCCAAACACTCAGCAACCTCTTCTCAGTTTTGGCTGAATGATGTTTTGCGTTTTGGATTGTACTTACGCCCTAGACAAGAAAATCGCTATAATTTAGATTTTAATGCCTCAGACAAAGCGTATGTCGATCGAACCTTACAAACATCCTCTTTGTACTTTCTTTTTGATCCGAGTCCTTACGTCCAAGCCAAAGTAACTTTACAAGATGCAAGGGTTTGGGGTGGTGAATCGCCAGCTTCAACAGGAGACCTCCGTGCTAATTTCTTTAATAACACGGCAGATCTATACTCCAGAAACCAAACCAATGCCGTTTCACTTAACCAAACTGGCGTTAGGGAAGCGTTCGTAGTATTAAACAAACTCCCCTTTTACTCAAAGATGCAAATTGGTCGCCAAATTTGGGCTTATGGAGACCAAAGGTTGATTGGTGGTGGGAATTGGACAGTGAATGGTCTATCGTTTGATGGAGTTCGTCTTATGTTTGAGTTTGAACAGATCAAACTCCATTTCCTAATGGCAAGACCCTATTGGACACAAAGTGGGCCGAACGGTGTTGTTTCTGCTAATGACCCGAAATTAAACTCCGCGGCTAACGGAACAGATACAACACTTGTCGGAACTTACAATAGTTTTACGATCCCAGATTGGGTTACATTAGATCTTTATAGCATCGGCATTGTTAGGAAATGGAAACGAAATCCAACGAATCCCATCACTGGTCTTCCAGCAACTTCGCCAGATGACCCACTTGCCACAAACCGAAGTAGACAAAACCAAAACCTAGTCACGACGGGCTTTCGCCTCACCAATCGTACAAAAGGAAATTTTTTACCGGAAGGGAAAGCATGGGATTTCACTTGGGAGTCTGCTTTCCAATCTGGTACATCGGGACGTAGAATCCAAGATCCGTATCTAAAAGAATATCTCCCGAATGAATGGGACAATATTCGTACAGAAAGAGAAACGTATACAGGACAAATGCATGTATTCCAAACAGGATATACTTTTTTCAAAAAACTTAGATTAGGTGGTCAATTGTTATATGCTTCTGGGGATAAAAATAGAGCCGATGGATCTCTTTCCACATTCCAAACATTAGCGAATCCTCGTTTTGGAGTGATTCCCTATTTCAATCAAGTAGCGGGGATTTCCGAGAATATTAACGCACAAAATCTCTACTCTAAATCGGTGAGTTTAACATATACAACAGATGCTTTTGGACAATTCCAAATCACCTACTTTCAAAATGACAAGGCCGAGAAACAAGATGCTTGGTATGCAATCAGTGGTGCACCAAACTCAACAGCCTCGATTGGAGAGAGAAATCCCTATCCTGTTTCGTCTGACAAAGGTAGTACGGAGAATTTTTCCAACAATTCTTACTCATCTCCTTATGCATTAGGGAAACGAATTTATACGGAAGTTGATTTGACTTGGCATGGCCAAATCAATGATTTTGTTTCCCTCTGGCTCGGTGTTGGTTATTTACAAGCGGGAGATGCGGTGAGAAATTATCGAAATAGTAAACTCCAATACAATGCACAAACCCAATCCTTTGAGTGGAACCAAAACTTTTTACAAGGCAGAAACCAATTAGCAAAAGAAGCCTATATGGCTTATGCGCAAATCAATGCTGCATTTTAG
- a CDS encoding helix-turn-helix domain-containing protein, with protein sequence MQTFKKMHWVQNQSEDSLRGAWRQQGQWLHFRLENPLKEVSEFSVLVQWINIPNAEMCSENQRGQIIDVYSGYVWEDWLGLLSPFPHFNVSMEPGESRDFYLFLETNENVNFPIRTISNATYRFVVLFRFLTFLFFTMVGLVSTGWAISEFIKSKEKVYLTILLHFLLFFCLVYSVHGKDLSSFFGNENQLIRHSYYLFLSLNHFIFFIYLYHFVRFTNERMEHPKLFWMFALSGFLYILVPLFPRVYEYRILVLLTIFGSATYFLRSTHQFLLKNKNEEERRYFLGWTLFLFLVFLKTLFHFDFYPYQPFFLYASVFYLPFLTARSFLFLRNYEKRDNTKTRFRTFTNKIDTKEFKLKLESLLESEKIYLNEDCNEVMIANKLGLSYHQLSELINIEYNFNFPTLLNLYRFQEAKRILLENPEMNVSVVGKMAGFGSRSAFYLEFKKQSGVNPNQFRKQTSHSNQNKEVKNKKGNLL encoded by the coding sequence TTGCAGACCTTCAAAAAAATGCATTGGGTGCAAAACCAAAGCGAAGATTCCCTCCGTGGGGCATGGAGACAACAAGGACAATGGCTCCATTTTCGTCTCGAGAATCCATTGAAAGAAGTATCCGAGTTTAGTGTTCTCGTGCAGTGGATTAACATACCGAATGCAGAGATGTGCTCTGAAAATCAGAGGGGGCAAATCATCGATGTGTATAGTGGTTACGTTTGGGAAGATTGGTTAGGACTTTTAAGTCCGTTTCCGCATTTTAATGTCTCTATGGAACCTGGAGAATCTCGGGATTTTTATCTTTTCCTTGAAACGAATGAGAATGTCAACTTTCCAATTCGCACCATCTCCAATGCCACTTATCGATTTGTTGTCTTATTTCGATTTTTAACCTTTTTGTTTTTTACAATGGTGGGACTTGTTTCCACTGGATGGGCGATTTCTGAATTTATCAAATCAAAAGAAAAGGTATATTTAACAATCCTTCTTCACTTCCTTTTATTTTTCTGTTTAGTATATTCTGTGCACGGAAAGGATCTGTCATCTTTTTTTGGAAATGAAAATCAGCTGATCAGACATTCTTATTATTTATTTTTATCTCTGAATCATTTTATATTTTTTATTTATCTGTATCACTTTGTTCGGTTTACGAATGAACGAATGGAACATCCAAAACTATTTTGGATGTTTGCTCTTTCTGGTTTTTTATACATACTCGTTCCTCTTTTTCCAAGGGTATATGAATATCGAATTTTAGTATTATTAACAATCTTTGGATCTGCGACTTATTTTTTGAGAAGTACGCATCAGTTTTTACTCAAAAATAAAAACGAAGAAGAAAGACGGTATTTTTTAGGATGGACGCTCTTTCTCTTTTTAGTTTTTTTGAAAACTTTGTTTCATTTCGATTTTTATCCCTATCAACCGTTCTTCCTTTATGCTTCTGTTTTTTATCTCCCATTTTTGACAGCAAGAAGCTTTTTGTTTCTCCGAAATTACGAAAAAAGAGACAACACTAAAACCCGATTTCGAACCTTTACTAATAAAATTGATACAAAGGAATTTAAGTTAAAATTAGAATCATTATTGGAATCAGAAAAAATCTATTTGAATGAAGATTGTAATGAGGTGATGATTGCAAACAAACTGGGGTTATCCTATCATCAGTTAAGTGAACTCATTAATATCGAATATAACTTTAACTTTCCAACTCTTCTCAATTTATATCGATTCCAAGAAGCAAAACGAATTCTCCTTGAAAATCCAGAAATGAATGTGTCGGTAGTGGGAAAAATGGCCGGTTTCGGTTCTCGTTCTGCTTTTTATTTAGAATTTAAAAAACAATCGGGTGTGAATCCAAATCAATTTAGAAAACAAACGTCTCATTCTAATCAAAATAAAGAAGTAAAAAATAAAAAAGGTAATCTCCTATGA
- a CDS encoding sodium-dependent bicarbonate transport family permease, whose amino-acid sequence MDFHNALNNILNPPVLFFFLGMGVVFFKSDLRITEGVSKFLSLYLLFSIGFKGGHELFKSPFAEEHLLTLIACMFMACFVPIYSYFIFRFKLDHANSAALAGSFGSISAVTFVTAGAFLHSYGFEYQGFIVAGMALMESPAIVIAVIIDRLGKKKQNGNPSEKIQWKHLLHEAFFSSSVYILIGALIVGYLSGESGWNTTKPFTEDIFKGLLTFFLLDKGIDAAKQMKELKTVGLFLLGSTIVIMFINVIIAIFLTKIIQMQIGDALMFVVLCASASYIAVPAAMKDSIPEASPSIYLTVALSIVFPINIIVGIPLYFYLLKAFI is encoded by the coding sequence ATGGATTTCCACAATGCTCTGAACAATATTCTCAACCCACCCGTCTTGTTTTTCTTCTTAGGAATGGGTGTCGTTTTCTTCAAATCTGATTTACGGATTACAGAGGGAGTATCCAAATTCCTTTCTTTGTATCTATTGTTTTCGATTGGGTTTAAAGGTGGACATGAACTTTTCAAATCACCGTTTGCAGAGGAACATCTACTCACACTCATCGCTTGTATGTTTATGGCATGTTTTGTGCCCATTTATTCTTACTTCATATTTCGATTCAAACTTGATCATGCCAATTCAGCGGCGCTTGCAGGTAGTTTTGGTTCCATCAGTGCAGTCACTTTTGTGACTGCTGGTGCATTTTTACACAGTTATGGATTTGAATACCAAGGTTTTATAGTGGCAGGAATGGCACTCATGGAATCACCAGCGATTGTAATTGCAGTGATCATTGATCGATTGGGAAAGAAAAAACAGAACGGAAATCCTTCCGAAAAAATTCAATGGAAACATTTGTTACACGAAGCTTTCTTTAGCTCCTCCGTATACATTTTGATTGGAGCTCTGATCGTTGGTTACTTGTCTGGCGAATCTGGATGGAATACTACAAAACCTTTTACAGAAGACATCTTTAAAGGATTGCTCACATTTTTCCTTTTAGACAAAGGCATTGATGCCGCAAAACAAATGAAAGAGCTAAAAACTGTGGGTCTTTTCTTACTGGGTTCCACTATTGTTATCATGTTCATCAATGTAATTATTGCTATCTTCTTAACCAAAATCATTCAAATGCAAATAGGTGATGCATTGATGTTTGTCGTACTATGTGCTTCAGCATCTTATATTGCGGTGCCTGCAGCTATGAAAGATTCAATCCCAGAAGCAAGCCCAAGTATTTACCTTACTGTGGCACTTTCGATTGTATTCCCAATCAATATCATCGTTGGAATCCCTTTGTATTTTTATTTACTCAAGGCTTTCATATAA